In Oreochromis niloticus isolate F11D_XX linkage group LG22, O_niloticus_UMD_NMBU, whole genome shotgun sequence, the sequence TTTTGCAAAGTCTTAGTGATCATATCCCTCTTTAACCAAGTCCAAAAGATGCACATCTGTAAGTAGCTCTAAGTGTTTTGGAAATCAAATGCCATCATTTGTGATTTGGGGGGGGGTCTTCTCTGTACCTGGTTTGATACTTGCTGGGTCATAAGAGAcacattaaaaagaagaaaaagaaacaactcCCTTTTAGATCAACCGAGCATTTATGGGGCCTGCATTTTCTAAACTACACCTTAATAGAACTGATATTCTATAACCACAGCTGGAGAAAATACTCACTGTCCCACTGAGTATTTTGTCTCTTGGCAAAATCCCCATGATGCACCCAATAAATCAAGTGGCTCTTAATTTCAGACGTTTGGTGGGTCTTTGCATTAGTCCATTATGAAAAGGAATATTTACAATTTGAATAAAAATTATTCAGAAAAAATTATTTAGCTGAGTCCAGTGAGCTCTTTCTCTGCAAAAGTTGCAGGAAGGATGTAGTGTAGATTCATGTCAGCTTTCTTGAAAACTGCATCCAAACATCAAACCTGCAGTGAAAGGTGTGGAAACATAACATGAACTCTAAGAAGTCTTTTTTGGACAATAATATGATATTAACAAAGCAGACAAAAGTGAAactcgttttatttttattgctttatgTTCACAGCACACTGAGCATCAGACAGTTTCCGAAGCAAACaatgttaaaaaatatgaaaggGTAGAGCAGTACAATGAATGGTAACAATGCTGAGAGTGTGGGGagtgagtgggagggtggggtgggctgcttttaaccatgtaaaccACTTTGGGCtacaggttttttttgtatgaaaagtgctttataaataaagattgattgattgattgaaatgaaaacacaacagtaaaagttagcttgttaacCAATGAGTGTTTGAATCTCAGATGTCTTTAAGTATGTCCTGTCCAGGTGTCTCCTTCCAAGTAGGAGGCCAGGTGGCTTTGATGCTGGGTCTGTTCATCAGATTTTTATAGTATTCTGTCAGTTTTGGATAACGCTGTTCAGAAAGCctgcaagaaagaaaaaagctggTGTGAGTTCATTGCTATTTATTATTCCACCCAATCATCTAGGCAGGCTGCTAAGAGATGTTTCTGGTTCATTTAGTCCACTTACCCAAAGCGGTAGAGATAAGCAATGGCTGGAAAAACAATCACATCAGCTAAGGAAAAGTTCTTTCCTGCCAGGAAACCGCCTGATGTCTtaaaggaaaaggagaaaagagttgtgtaagaaaaaaaaaaaaaaaaaccagctaGAAAGCACACAAAGttaaacaaaaatagaaaaattacCTTCATAGGGGGTTATAGCCTGGCTTAATAATGTTTTGCACTGATTATGTTTCTTAAAAACAAGGGCAAGATTGACTTTGATGAATAACGCTTGCTTTTTTCTACAGACATGAAGATTAGCACTGCAGACTGATTCAAACTACCAGCATGGCCTTGTTCAAGTATAACTACATGGATGTCTAGAGAGCAATAATTAACAAATTACATTTTGTGTAACACCTTTAAGGGCCAAAGTCTGAAGAAGAATTTACAGCTTGCTGACCAGGATAGTAGCAGTAGCAGCATGGTGTTAATGCACATCATGTCAAAAAACCTTATGTTATCACgcctcatttttaaaaattgttttagaaAAAAGTGGTAGAAAGATTCTGAATTTCAGTTTAGCACAACAGACTGTGGGTACACACGTCATTCACATACCTTCTGCAGGTATCCCTCCCAAAGCTTGACCTCAGCGCTCAGagcctctctgtttctcttaatGGCAGAGTcgtgtctctctccctctgggACCTTCCAGTTGTAGTAGATAACGTTTCCTAGAAaaatataacacacacaaaacaaataaaccaacaaaaaaaaggcaTACAATTATTAAAATGTAGCTCTATGAAACCTAAATAAAATCCACCCACACACCAGCAGGGAATTTTACAAGTACCAAATCTCATGACAAACAAGTGACTTTACATGCAAAGCTAGTCTGAGCATGTGATCACTGGTGGGATTAACATGTGACCTGTTAACATCAGTCTCTGTTATGAGAGTTGCTCACCAGAGAAATAGACTAAGGAACTGTCTTATGGCTTAATTATGTCAATGCACAGATCATTAGTGTGTGCCGTATGTTTTGAACAACTAAAGGTCTCAAGGGAATGCTGAGGAGCGTTGGTTGCTAAAGACCGGTGACAGTTTTTAGTGTGGTGTTTCCAAGTACAACAGTTCATAATCCCAGAGCTCAGACCTCTGAATGGCAACATCAGCCAGGCCACACAGAAAGAGATTTAGCAGCCTTGATATATTCTTTACAAACTCACTAAATCCCTGTGGCCCTAATGTTGTTTGGGGGTACACGCACAGTTTCAACAGTTTTGTCATTGCACggcaaaacaaaactgagacattttatcCATGTCAAAATGAACATACCCATTTTGTCTCCGAATGTGTTAACCTCAAACACACGCTGGAACATCAGTGCTTGTTCCGCATCGCAGTCGGGGATCAGCTTGGTTCCCTGTGACTTGTACTTGCACttttgggaaaaaaacaacagcgtGAAGCTCTCGATCTTTACATCTGTGGTATAGGGTGTCTGTTTTTACAATGCACTGTTAAACATAATCACAAGCAGCTCTGCTACCTAGGAACTCCATGGCAACATAGCATTTCAAGTCTGGTCAGATTCAGAGTTCTCACCTCTAAGAAGAAGCATGCACCGCATGACTCATTGATGATTTTGTCCCCACATTTGAAGGCAGGAAGCTTTAAGAGACAGTGCAAGGAAAACCATAAACACTTTTTTCTAGTTCAAGCATTCTTATTTGTGAATGCCAAGTGAATATTCCATTTACTCTATTTCAGGAAAACAAACGCAGATTTCAGATATGAGAGTGTTTACATAGTGTGATATGAACCTACCTGACCCCTGGGGTTAATGTCCATGACTTCCTTTGACTTGTGCTCTCCCTTCTCAAAGGAGAGCAGTTTTTGGTTGTATCCTTGCAGGTTCTTCTCCTCCAGAACGATCATTATCCTCCAGCAGGGAGGAGATCCGGAGCCCCAGAGCAGAGTGATGTCATTGGCCATGATTTCAGAGTGAAGCGCTTAACCTTACAGGTGAAGTTGAAGAGGGTTTAAGACTGGAGCTGCAGTGGATGAAATGCCTGGCTTTATAGCTCCAGTCCTCTGTGTCCGGATTCCTGGAATTAGGCCCCATCCCATTTCTGTGCTCCTGCCAAAGAGCTGTCCCGCCAAGATAGCTAACGCCCGTAAAGGTTAAACGCGATATGACGTCAGCCTGATGCCGTAGGatatttaaaatgtgtattcaaaaaacaaaataatgtcaGATTTATAAACcatttctgtgtgatttgtctTTAAAATGGACTGTAGTCACAGGTATTGAAAAACAAGTGTGGAGGAGAGGTGACTTCTCTTGCTTTTTGTAGAAACTCTTTGATCCGAAGGCGGACAAAGAATGTGAGGGTACTTGGGAAAAGGGATACGTGACAAAACTGCAGAaactcaggaaaaaaaataaaaacttaacaTTAAAGGGTGAAAAACTTTTCTAAAACATAATGAAAGACAATGAAGCCACGCGGAAACAGTGTATAAAGTGGGATATATTGGAAGTTAGTGTTACTGCCATGCTCCCCTGTGGTTAGGGCTCGTGCAGCTATTTGCAATTAATTCTCGAAACATATCTCTGTTAACTGTTTCATATCAGTAATGATTGtttagaaaaaggaaaagagtaAAAATGATCTTTGATCGTGCTTTAGTTTATATTTGAACAGATTCCTGCAGTAGTTCGCTgttttgttgctgctgctggtgaaAGACGCCCTGAGAAGTGAAACTCACGGTGATTCAGCACTTTGTATTCaaatctgcacacacacagttctgACATGACCGATAAATCAAAATTCCACTGAATGCATCTAATAGGACCATGGcaatgcaaataaaataaaatgtgcatCGACTGATTAAACTGTTGGTGCATACTCGGCAGTTTGGTTCATTGGATCTTTGACCTCTTTGCAGCGGGCACTTAAACAGCTGTGGATATCATTGTATCAATAAGGCAATGACGTAAGCTATGTGTGCGCCTACATTACTGCAGTTGCTATGTCTGCTGTTTTGCGTCTGTTTCAAAAGGCAATTTGTTCGTGCATGCAAAGAACAGGAGTGAATCTAGTTCGATAATAAATCGGtattacaaaaataacaaagagAGCATTTACAGAATGACAAAtgctttttgtattattttttattgcCGTTGGGTTTGTCACACTGAATTACAACCTGTTCTGCATGCATCAATCACCCTCGTGCATGTTTGTTCTCCCTTTCACTCCGAACATTCATTAACAACGGATCGACTGCTCGGTGCACCGCCCTGTACACACACGGCTGGATTTATTGCATGGTTGAATACCTCAGCCCATACCTCTTGCagcattttatgtttttgtgtagAAAGGTTTTTTGaagtattttgaaaaaaaaaaaaaatacaatattttgcttttattttggaatatCAAGCAAAAGTCCCTATGATGATATAAGAGAGCTCTTGTATTTAAGAATGTAAACTTGATGTATTCTAGTAGTACTTGTATGTGACTTCAATACTCACTCATGACTCCTCCCACTTTTTTTAGTGAGGCTTTTTAAAGTGACATTGCAACAATCATGTGGTCTGTTTGTGTCAGTATGCTGAGATGGCAGCAAAGTATTTGGAAGTTTTGTGTGTACTGATATTTATCTTTAGCCACACGTTCATACACGTTTCAAGGCTGGTTCTAACCTGCAATGCAAATGTGGGCAAAGTAAAGTAGGACAAAGCACAGAGATTAGGATGCCCACCTAGTAAGCCTCAGGCTGCTGGTTTGATTACTACAATCATCAATGTTTAAACTGCAGTTGCATTAAACCCAAGATAAAGATAATGAGTAATACATTATCATCAGGTTGTTCTAAAAGTTCCCTTAACAGCCATCAGTTAATCCAAAGCTCTGTTACGAGAGTGCTGACAGAGAAAGGGACAATCACAATGTGTTTGTTCTCAAGGGgccgtctgattgttggggttttctctgtgtcatcacagatctttaccttacagtataaagcaccttgaggtggctgttgtaatttggtgctatataaataaacttgagcTGAAGTGAATGTGCGTATCTCACTGAATAAGCACATCTGTGAGCTGCTATGTGACTGCCGTGTGACTATGTGgccatgttttaaaaaaaaacttttttctctAACAGTGAGGTGGTTAAGCATAATTTCAATTTTTAAACTGCTTGTATAACTACACAGAAAACTTTTCCTGTGCACTCTGCAAACACAGCTACTGGAAAATAATGGAATTGACTTTTTGTGATCCCTTTTTTCCTCCATGGGACTTAACCTGGCTCTAtcatgaagaaagaaagaaaagacacacacatacacatagaaaTTTGTTTCTGTAGACAGATTTCTTGATGTATTTTGACTATGAATTATGGGTGGCAGGTTGATATTTCACTGTAGAACATGCACCACATTATGGTTTTTAACCAGATCAAAAGGGACACATCAGCAGTAATGATAAAAACAGGAACGTTTGATTTAGTGACCTCTTCTGTCAAGACTGCACAGGTGCAGGATGAATGTAAGGTGGGTGTCTCAGCTTGGCATGCTCACTGAAAATAGcataaaaactttaaatttgAATTGATGGGTGGGTTAAAGCATCCTTAAAAATGACATATTCTTTTCTGGATCACAGGAGGAAAGAGGAcagaaaagtaaaagtaaagccTTGAGTAGATCTCCACTTTACAGCAGGTAGAAATGCTGTAGTTATGTCATAAAcatggcaaaaaacaaaaacaaaaaatgaattcGGCCACAGAATTAAACAAACAGTTTTTGAAGCCTAAATTACACCAAACAATTGATTAACAACAGAACATATTTGCATAATCATTTCCAACACCCTGGATGACAGCAAGGTGAATTGGACGCTCTCCAGAAGTACACTGACTGGTGCTTCGACGCTATAGTCCTGGAGAAGGCCCAAAGTTCCTCTTCCCCAGCCAACAAGTCGACGTCTTCCAAGGAAAGTTGCCCAGCAGACTCTCCCAGAACAACATCGCCGCCAGGTAAAGACTTCACCTACATTGTGGACTCAATCAACAGCACTAGCAACCCAAATCTACAATTAATACAGTGCAAAATCCTGCacagagtgcactatacaggtcaacGCATGTTCAGGATGGGTTTTGCATCATCTAACAACTGCTTACATTGTCAAAGCAGTACACCCgacaattacatccacgctctttggttctgtccatcAGAGGTTTTGGCGCtggatatgtgaagacttatcaaagtgtctaaAATCTACGATTTCAGATGAACAGTCCACATGGCTCTCACCGCCTTATGCATCGCTACGAAGACTGTCCCtgtgaactggaaaaataaaaatccaccCAGGGTAAGCTTGCATGGGCCTGAAGGGCTTGGATCCTAGCTCGTGTGTCACCAGGGCTGTGGGTTGTGTGGTGCATGAACCGAGGCCTGGCCCTTTGGCCCTTGCCCACTTCCTTTAGCCGGCTAAATTGGTGGGGGGGGTCACACAGATACCCACAGTCACACCACCAGCTATAACCGCAGctcatttcctttcttttttttcttttccgtCCCCCGCTCTTCCTGATAAAGTTCTATTGAAATATAACAAGCAGACCATTATAGCTCTCTGCAAAGCTGACATAAAGATATAATGTAGATGCTTAACTTGACATCCAAACATCAAATCTAAAGTTTGATTTTGGTTAACATTATATCAACAATTAATATTCCCactgcaaagaaacaaaacaggaatgAGCCATAAAACTGAAACTTAGTTTTTATTGCTTATTTTGGTAACAGCACAGTAATAATCACACATTTCTtgttacaaattaaataaaaaaaatatgaatcacTAGTGCAGTGCGAGGAGTGGTAACAAATGAGCCTCTGAATCTCAGATGtctttcagtgtttcctgtttcgGTGCGTTCTTCCAAGTAGGAGGCCAGCTGGCTTTGATGCTGGGTCTGTTCATCAGACCTTTATAGTATTCTGCCAGTTTGGGGTAACGCTGTTCAGAAAGCCTACAGGAAAGATGAAAGTCAGTGTGAATTCATTTCTACTATTATTTTGTTCATTCATGTTTCTGGTCGTTTAGTCGTCTTACCCGTTTTGGAAGAGATAGGCAACGGCTGGGTAAACAATCACATCGGCCAAGGAAAAGTTCTTTCCTACGATGAAACCGCTCGAggcctaaaaatgaaatgagGAAAATATTGTGGAGGgtaaaaaaatagaaatcacATATAATAtagatcatttaaaaataactaTGATAAGTGGTTAAAGCTTGGCTTAATAAATGTTCAATCTTAATTATATCCTTAAATACAAAGAGACTAGATTTACTTTGTGAAATAAGTCTTTTTGCTGTGATGCTACACTGCTAACCAACATGCTGCCCTGTTTTGCCTTTACTTCTGCTGCTTTAATTACACCTCATACTTACATTTATGCTACTGTTTAAGGACTTTCCTAAAGGGGACTAAAATGAAGCCTTATAACTTCTATCCTGCAaagattaaatgtttttattcaaagATAAAACACTACTTTTCCTAGAGTAGCTATTTTCATTGTGATActggagcacacacacacacacacacacacacacacacacacacacacacacacacacatctatctatttatctatctatctatctatctatctatatatatatatatctatatatatatatagatatatatatatacatatatatatatgtatggcTAAAACAACAAAAGCTAAAGAGAaatttgtgtttcagtttataATTTCTGGCCAGGTTTACAGTCTGCTCCTATGGCTTTGCAACTTTATATTCTGCAATTCGTTTAGTCGTTGAGATCGCGTGCACAAAGGTCATTCACACACCTTCTGCAGATATCCTTCCCACAGCTTCAACTCAGCGGTCAGAGcctctttgtttctcttaaCGGCAGAGTcgtgtctctctccctctgggACTATCCAGTTGTAGTAGAGAACAATTGCTGGAAGTATGTAAAAAGCAGAAACAGAATTTTACATTGTGCTAAGGtgctaaactaaaaaaaatctcatgACAAACAAGTGACTTTTCATACAAAACTACTCTGAGCATGTGATCACTGGTAGGATTAACAGACATCAACATGGGTTTTTAGTTGCCAagtacaacagttcaaaatcccAGAGCTCAGACTCTGATTTAGCAGCCTTGATATATTCTTTACAGACTCACTAAATCCCTGTGGTCCTAATGTTGTTTGGGGGTACACGCACTGTGACGAAAGAAGTTCAGGATCAGAAGTGTGTCAGAACAAACTTACATGATTTCTCGGTGAGCGCGTTAACCTCAAACACACGCTGCAATATCAGTGCTTTCTCGTCCTCGCAGTCAGGGATCAGCTTGGTTCCCTGTGACTTGTACTTGCACTGTTGGAGGAGAcatgaaatttttttttgcaacaatGCATTGTTTAACACATATTTACAAGTCGTTCTCCTAACTAGAAACTCTATGGAGACATAACATTCAGATTCAAGGTATCGTCTGAGTTCTCACCTCCAGATGGAAACATGCAGCACAGGACTCGTTGAGGGGTACATCCCCACATTTGAAGGCAGGAAGCTTTAGGAGACAGTGCAAGGAAAACCATAAACACTTTGCTCTAGTTCAGGAATTCTTATTTGTGAATGCCAAGTGAATATTCCATTTACTCCATTTCAGGAAACAAATGCAGATTTCAGATATGAGAGTGTTTACATAGTGTGGTGTGAACCTACCTGACCCCTGGGGTTGATCTCCATGACTTCCTTTGACTTGTGCTCTCCCTTCTCAAAGGAGAGCAGTTTTTGGTTGTATCCTTGCAGGTTCTTCTCCTCCAGAACGATCATTATCCTCCAGCAGGGAGGAGATCCGGAGCCCCACAGCAGAGTCATGTCCTTGGCCATGATTTCAGAGTGAAGCGCTTAACCTGACAGGTGAAGTCAAAGAAGGTTTAAGACTGGAGCTGCAGTGGATGAAATGCCTGGCTTTATAGCTCCAGTCCTCTGTGTCCAGATTCCTGGAATTAGGCCCCATCCCATTTCTGTGCTCCTGCCAAAGAGCTGTCACTCTAAGATAAATGACACGTGTGAACATGATGTCATGTCATCCTGATGTGACACTGAagatctttatatttttaaacataaaaatcagaTTTATTAACCATTTCTGTTTGATTTGTCGTTCAAATTGACTGTAGTCCCAAATATTACCAAAGACATGTGAAGGAGAGGTGACTCCTCTTGCTTTTTGTAGAAACTGTTTGATCCGAAGGCAGAAAAGAATCTGATAGTAGATGGGAGAAAATGTGGGCTAAAGggaaacatgaaaaaactcCAGCAGGTCAGGACTAAACATTAAACCCTTAACGTTGTCGTAGGATATGGAAGTTTGAGTGTTACTGCCATGCTCCTGTGTGGTTAGGGATCTTGTCGCTATTTGCAGTTAATTGTTGGAACATGTTACAACTAATAACTGTTTCATATCAGGAATGATTGtttagaaaaaggaaaagagtaAAAATGATCTTTGATCGTGCTTTAGTTTATATTTAAACAGATTCCTGCAGTAGTTCGCTGGTGAAAGACGCCCTGAGAAGTGAAACTCACGGTGATTCAGCACTTTGTATTCaaatctgcacacacacagttctgACATGACCGATAAATCAAAATTCCACTGAATGCATCTAATAGGACCATGGcaatgcaaataaaataaagtaataaaattttattgtttaaacTGTTGGTGCATTATCGGCAATTTGGTTCTCTGAATCTTTGACCTCTTTGCACAGCGGTGAATATCATTGTATCAATAAGGCAACGACGTAAACTGTGTGTGCGCCGTTGCTATCTCTGCTATTTTGAGTCCGTTTCAAAGGGCAGTTTGTTCAGTGAACGCGTTCCTCCGTGCAGCAGTGAAGAGAACAGCAGTGAATCTGATGCGGAATGTGTGCTTTCTACTGCTGAGCtattactaaaaaaaaagaaagaaaataaaagaaagtcaAACAGAGCATGTGCAGAATGAAAATGTTAGTTCTTCTTACTGTTGGTTTTTGCAACCTGTTCTGCATGCATCAATCATCCTTGTGGAGGACATTAATTGATAACGGAGCGACTGCTCGGTGCACCGCCCTGTACAAACAGGGCTGGATTTATTGTATGCAACCCATACATCTTGCAGCATTTTATGTTTTGTGTACAGTGTTTAGAAAAGAAAGGTTTTTGaagttttttgaaaaaaaaaaaaaatcctaatatttTGCAAACCTGATTGCAAAAGTGCATACGAGGTTATAAGAGAGTGCTTGTATTTAAGAATGTAAACTTAATGTATTCTAGTAGACAGCCTAAACTAAATTCTGAACCTGTACATGTACATGACTACAATATGGACTCATGACTCCTCCCACTTTTTAGAGAGCCCTTTTTTATGATTTGACATTGCAGCAATCATGTGGTCTAAGTGTTGGGAAATTAATGTAtactgatatttatttttagccaCACGTTCATCCACGTTTCAAGGCTGAGTAAAGTGGGACGAAGCACAGAGGTTAGCATGCCCAGCTAATAACCCATAGGCTGCTGGTTTAATTGCTACTATCATCgatttttaaactgtagttGGAGTAAACCCAAGAGCATaatctgttgtgatttggtgctatataaataaacttgaacaGAACTGAATGTGTTTATCTGAACGAATAACCACATCTTTGAGCTGCTATGTGACTCAACCGTGTCATTGTTTGAATAACTTTTTTCCCCAATAGTGATGTAGTTAAGCataatttaaaatgttaaactgCTTGTATAACTGCACAGAGCTGCAAACACAGCTACTGGAAAGTAATGGAAATGACATTCTGTgatcttttttcccccatagGACTTAACCTGGCTCTATcattaagaaagaaagaaaagacacacacacacacacactgtgagtggGACTTTCTGCACCGTGGGGACCCAAGTCCAGGTCCCCACGGGGTTGAAAGCAATTTtcacactcaaaatgtggttttagtgtcagggttacaattaggttatggttaggtttagggtaagggtcagggttaggcattcatttttgatggttagggttagggtaagcggctagggaaagcattatgtcaatgggaTGTCCCCACGAGGATAGCAAACccgcacatgtgtgtgtgtgtgtgtgtgtgtgtgtgtgtgtgtggcaggaaTCAGGTAGGTTCACGTCACACTATGTAAACACTCTCATATCTATATGTGTGTGGCAGGTTGATATTTTACAGTACAACCTGCCACATTATTTTTTTACCAAATCAAAAGAGACACCTTGATTAAATGATGTTATGATGAGAAGCCTTATGTGAGGTTTAtatataaaactttaaaatctaCTATTTCAGAGAATTGCCTTCTTTTCTGTTATGGGAAGGTGAAAGAATATATCTTAAGGGGCTTATAATAAAACATCTGTTACTCTTTTAGTGTCACTTTAAAATCTTTGCAAGAGAATTGACTGTTTTCATGCAGCGGTTGCACACATGTTCAAATTTGAAGAACAGAAGGAAAACTCTAGATTTAAAGAACAGAGCAACACGTGGTCCTAAGTGTTTACCTTCCACTAACATCTATATTCTGCCCCTCTGTTGTTGCTTTATTGGGTTTCTTTGGCTGGGGCATTTCTCAGTTTTCCCACCAGTGGGGAGTATTACCCCTTGAGTTTTGTGGCTTCTTCTTTAGCTATTTTGTGTGCACTACACTGCCCCCTTTTGGTGATGTGTTATAAGCAGCAGGAGAAGTTCACCAGGCAGTGTGAGAAAATGCCTGGAGCAGATAACAAGCTGCACAACTTTAAGCCCAGTTTACATCGTTGGGGAGTTTGTTGAACCATAATCTGTAAGTAAGCACTGTCTAGCTTTATTTTCTGTAAGatttgttactttcatgttacttaaaagCTTATTTGAATGTATAAGGAAAGATGTTTATGGTGAATGTAAAGCATAAGAAAAGCTATGTTGCTAACTTGTTTTTGGTTACAAAATATGTAAATACTGATGCTTAcatattattttactgtatgttcACAGTCTtacaaattaaaagaggaagaaacGGTCTTCAGTTAAAGACAAAAGACATAAGCGATGTGTCCTGTCGTTCCTGGAACCATCTCCTCTTATGTTAAGCTCGTTGCATAGGGTGAATAGCCATACATTCACCTCAGGGCAGCAGAATCTATCTTCTAATGTCTCCTACACAACCGTGTGTACTGCAGAACACTGAGTTAGTGTCTTTATAGTTTAGCCCAAGACCAATCTCTCTTGCGAGTGTGTGACTTCCATCACTATGtcacaagtgtcagtactgaCTTGAAAGCGCGTGGACTGAAATGAAAAACTTTTGCGGGATCTCGT encodes:
- the LOC100689761 gene encoding glutathione S-transferase A isoform X5, producing MAKDMTLWWGSGSPPCWRVMIALEEKKLQGYNQKLLSFEKGEHKSKEVMDVNPRGQLPAFKCGDKIINESCGACFFLECKYKSQGTKLIPDCDAEQALMFQRVFEVNTFGDKMGNVIYYNWKVPEGERHDSAIKRNREALSAEVKLWEGYLQKTSGGFLAGKNFSLADVIVFPAIAYLYRFGLSEQRYPKLTEYYKNLMNRPSIKATWPPTWKETPGQDILKDI
- the LOC100689761 gene encoding glutathione S-transferase A isoform X2, with product MANDITLLWGSGSPPCWRIMIVLEEKNLQGYNQKLLSFEKGEHKSKEVMDINPRGQLPAFKCGDKIINESCGACFFLECKYKSQGTKLIPDCDAEQALMFQRVFEVNTFGDKMGNVIYYNWKVPEGERHDSAIKRNREALSAEVKLWEGYLQKTSGGFLAGKNFSLADVIVFPAIAYLYRFGLSEQRYPKLTEYYKNLMNRPSIKATWPPTWKETPGQDILKDI
- the LOC100689761 gene encoding glutathione S-transferase A isoform X4: MAKDMTLWWGSGSPPCWRVMIALEEKKLQGYNQKLLSFEKGEHKSKEVMDVNPRGQLPAFKCGDVPLNESCAACFHLECKYKSQGTKLIPDCEDEKALILQRVFEVNALTEKSSIVLYYNWIVPEGERHDSAVKRNKEALTAELKLWEGYLQKASSGFIVGKNFSLADVIVYPAVAYLFQNGLSEQRYPKLAEYYKGLMNRPSIKASWPPTWKNAPKQETLKDI
- the LOC100689761 gene encoding glutathione S-transferase A isoform X3 translates to MAKDMTLLWGSGSPPCWRIMIVLEEKNLQGYNQKLLSFEKGEHKSKEVMEINPRGQLPAFKCGDVPLNESCAACFHLECKYKSQGTKLIPDCEDEKALILQRVFEVNALTEKSSIVLYYNWIVPEGERHDSAVKRNKEALTAELKLWEGYLQKASSGFIVGKNFSLADVIVYPAVAYLFQNGLSEQRYPKLAEYYKGLMNRPSIKASWPPTWKNAPKQETLKDI